Proteins encoded within one genomic window of Empedobacter falsenii:
- a CDS encoding CDP-alcohol phosphatidyltransferase family protein: protein MKLFTIPNFLTLLNLSCGVLSAIFMISSNAQITTTTVTIVMVLMLISLVADFLDGMVARLMNIGSPIGKELDSLADCISFGVVPGLMLFSMFNHFSTDFIYENENLKIAAISLFAFLVPAFSALRLAKFNLDEDQATYFKGLATPSNTLFIFSLFSIYYNNGQIINPSVDPYLLIVVSIVFSVLLIVDLPLFALKFKGLSWAENYYKYIFLIITLGLVAWLQVAAIPLIILLYIIISIIFRKEITK from the coding sequence ATGAAATTATTTACAATTCCAAATTTTCTAACACTACTTAATCTTTCGTGTGGTGTATTATCAGCCATTTTCATGATTTCGAGTAATGCTCAAATCACAACTACCACAGTTACAATCGTGATGGTTTTGATGTTGATTTCGTTGGTTGCCGATTTTTTGGACGGAATGGTTGCACGATTAATGAATATTGGTAGCCCGATTGGAAAAGAATTGGATTCTTTGGCAGATTGTATTTCGTTTGGAGTTGTGCCAGGATTGATGTTATTTTCGATGTTTAATCATTTTTCAACCGATTTTATTTATGAAAATGAGAATTTAAAAATTGCTGCAATTTCTTTATTTGCTTTTTTAGTTCCAGCTTTTTCGGCGTTACGTTTAGCAAAATTTAATTTAGATGAAGATCAAGCAACGTATTTCAAAGGTTTAGCAACGCCGTCGAATACCTTATTTATTTTCTCATTATTTTCTATCTATTACAATAATGGACAAATTATAAATCCTTCTGTTGATCCGTATTTATTAATTGTCGTTTCTATTGTATTTAGTGTTTTATTAATTGTCGATTTACCATTATTTGCCTTAAAATTTAAAGGATTGAGTTGGGCAGAAAATTATTATAAATACATTTTCTTAATCATTACATTAGGTTTAGTGGCTTGGTTGCAAGTTGCAGCAATTCCGCTAATCATCTTATTGTACATCATCATCTCAATCATTTTCAGAAAAGAAATTACAAAATGA
- a CDS encoding DNA-directed RNA polymerase subunit omega, whose amino-acid sequence MNFKDIGAAPTTQTYDRNKIDEKTGNLYESIVIMGKRAEQINQEMKTELIQKLDEFAAHTDSLEEVFENREQIEVSKFYERLPKPTSIAIKEWLDNDIYYRNPNEDK is encoded by the coding sequence ATGAATTTCAAGGATATCGGTGCAGCACCAACAACACAAACTTATGATCGTAATAAAATCGATGAGAAAACAGGAAACTTATACGAATCGATTGTAATTATGGGTAAAAGAGCAGAACAAATCAACCAAGAAATGAAAACTGAATTAATTCAGAAATTGGATGAGTTTGCTGCACATACAGATTCTTTAGAAGAAGTTTTTGAAAACAGAGAGCAAATAGAAGTTTCAAAATTCTACGAAAGATTACCTAAACCGACTTCTATTGCGATTAAGGAATGGTTAGACAATGACATATATTACAGAAATCCAAATGAGGATAAATAA
- a CDS encoding MutS-related protein yields MEDYIKIEEKLQNDFDLLKSKKNRISNIRLIAFIISVVFFLLYVTSSNNLYLIISSILFIVFIILVVKTSKISSQLNYSIQALEIINQIKTDNSIDQFVEDNSQFNNVYNKDLDILEGNSIFNRINKTQTRIGNLQLKHFLSNLILNKSEIIDRQNAFEELAEKRNWIVTFLTFTKRLNMNQSSIFVFENRVFNTDSIKLFPIIISVLNILCFIALAIIGFPKEIVFYWILGAVIISNAISMFYKQQLRRIAAYTTMKADELDNLYEVFRHIENENFESKLNTEIKNKFVHPFKSSDLIKTISSTKETLDAANFPIVGFVLNTFFLWRLHYSIKFENEVQKTVHQIKSWLDELAKLEAFVSFALFNDKYKSFTFPEIVDEPFALKITNGFHPLLDEKTVVKNDFETNRPNNIAIITGANMAGKSTFLRTVGTNLVLAMNGSKVSAEKMSFYPMDLFTSIRTVDNLSSGDSYFKNEINKLKILIERLENNQPQIIILDEILKGTNSEDKLIGSQKFLEKLIKSPTKLIGFIATHDLELTKMESENPDHIINYCFELKNVDNNYYSDYKLRKGTTKMMNAIFLMKQFRIID; encoded by the coding sequence ATGGAAGACTATATAAAAATTGAAGAAAAACTACAAAATGATTTTGATTTATTGAAATCGAAAAAGAATAGAATTAGCAATATCAGGCTTATTGCATTTATTATTTCAGTTGTATTTTTCTTGCTTTATGTTACGTCGAGCAACAATTTATATTTGATTATTTCTTCTATTTTATTTATTGTTTTTATCATTTTAGTAGTTAAAACTTCTAAAATTTCTTCGCAACTTAATTATTCCATCCAAGCATTAGAAATTATTAATCAAATAAAAACTGATAATTCTATCGATCAATTTGTTGAAGATAATTCTCAGTTCAATAATGTTTACAACAAAGATTTAGATATTCTGGAAGGAAATTCGATCTTCAATCGAATCAATAAAACGCAAACTCGTATTGGTAATTTACAGCTCAAACATTTTTTATCGAATTTGATTTTAAACAAATCTGAAATTATTGATAGACAAAATGCTTTTGAAGAATTGGCTGAAAAAAGAAATTGGATTGTGACATTTTTGACGTTTACAAAGCGATTAAACATGAATCAATCTTCAATTTTTGTGTTCGAAAATCGGGTATTTAATACTGATTCAATAAAATTATTTCCTATCATCATTTCTGTTTTGAATATTTTGTGCTTTATCGCTTTAGCAATTATTGGTTTTCCGAAAGAAATTGTTTTTTACTGGATTTTGGGAGCAGTTATTATTTCGAATGCAATTTCCATGTTTTATAAACAACAACTTCGACGAATAGCAGCTTATACAACGATGAAAGCAGATGAATTGGATAATTTATATGAAGTTTTTCGACATATTGAAAATGAAAATTTTGAATCAAAACTAAACACTGAAATTAAAAATAAGTTTGTACATCCTTTCAAATCATCGGATTTAATCAAGACAATTTCGTCAACAAAAGAAACTTTAGATGCTGCAAATTTCCCGATTGTAGGCTTTGTGTTGAATACGTTTTTCTTATGGCGATTACATTATTCGATAAAATTTGAAAATGAAGTTCAAAAAACGGTTCATCAAATCAAATCTTGGTTAGATGAATTGGCGAAATTAGAGGCTTTTGTATCGTTTGCTTTGTTTAATGATAAATACAAATCGTTTACTTTTCCAGAAATTGTAGACGAGCCTTTTGCGTTAAAAATTACGAATGGTTTTCATCCTTTATTAGATGAAAAAACAGTTGTAAAAAATGATTTTGAAACCAATCGTCCAAACAATATTGCGATTATTACAGGTGCAAATATGGCCGGGAAAAGTACTTTTTTGAGAACAGTTGGAACTAATTTGGTTTTGGCAATGAATGGCTCAAAAGTGAGTGCAGAAAAAATGTCATTTTACCCAATGGATTTATTTACAAGCATCAGAACGGTTGATAATCTGTCTTCTGGCGATTCTTATTTCAAAAATGAAATCAATAAATTGAAAATATTAATTGAACGTTTAGAAAATAATCAACCACAAATCATCATTTTAGATGAAATTTTAAAAGGAACAAATTCGGAAGATAAATTAATTGGTTCGCAGAAATTTTTAGAAAAATTAATCAAATCTCCCACAAAATTGATTGGTTTTATTGCGACACATGATTTGGAATTAACGAAAATGGAAAGTGAAAATCCGGATCATATTATTAATTATTGTTTCGAATTAAAAAACGTGGACAACAATTATTATTCGGATTATAAATTAAGAAAAGGCACAACCAAAATGATGAATGCCATTTTCTTAATGAAACAATTTAGAATTATTGATTAA
- a CDS encoding outer membrane protein assembly factor BamD: MFKKLSLVVLIGASLVSCNKTYNKAMKSTDKDEIFTLATQLYQDGKYDLANELYEKISTSFVGTEKSADIAYNMAQGNFNEKSFRLAGHQFKSFAGAYPMDSRAEEALFKSAFSYYKDSPKYDLDQTSTYTAISELQGFINSYPESAHVAEANNYITELRQKLELKSFEISKVYYKTMKYKAAGVSFDNMVDEYPDSKFREEAMMYSLRSKTELALNFSRIENKDLRLQDARTQYLLLTRYYPQTKFKAEADKLMEKIDKDMVDTKKQLADIELAKKKFEADQAELSKEQNNK; the protein is encoded by the coding sequence ATGTTTAAAAAACTAAGCTTAGTAGTTTTAATTGGCGCTTCTTTAGTGTCTTGTAACAAGACCTATAACAAAGCGATGAAAAGTACGGATAAAGACGAAATCTTTACATTGGCTACACAATTGTATCAAGATGGTAAATATGATTTGGCAAACGAATTGTATGAAAAAATTTCTACATCATTTGTAGGAACAGAAAAATCTGCGGACATTGCCTATAATATGGCACAAGGTAACTTTAACGAAAAAAGTTTCCGTTTAGCAGGACATCAATTCAAAAGCTTTGCAGGAGCTTATCCTATGGATAGCCGTGCAGAAGAAGCTTTATTCAAATCGGCATTTTCTTATTACAAAGATTCGCCAAAATATGACTTGGATCAAACAAGTACGTACACAGCAATCAGTGAGTTACAAGGATTTATCAATTCGTATCCAGAATCAGCACACGTTGCAGAAGCGAATAATTATATTACAGAACTTAGACAAAAATTAGAATTAAAGTCTTTCGAAATTTCTAAAGTTTATTACAAAACAATGAAATATAAGGCTGCTGGAGTTTCTTTTGACAATATGGTTGATGAATATCCAGATTCTAAATTTCGTGAAGAAGCAATGATGTATTCATTACGTTCTAAAACAGAATTGGCGTTAAATTTCTCTCGTATCGAGAACAAAGATTTACGTTTACAAGATGCCAGAACGCAATATCTATTGTTAACAAGATATTATCCACAAACAAAATTTAAAGCAGAAGCTGATAAATTGATGGAGAAAATCGACAAAGATATGGTGGATACTAAAAAACAATTAGCTGATATAGAATTAGCTAAAAAGAAATTTGAAGCTGATCAAGCTGAATTAAGCAAAGAGCAAAATAATAAATAA
- a CDS encoding fumarylacetoacetate hydrolase family protein: MKIICVGRNYVEHAKELNNPIPESPMFFMKPDSAILRKGFPFVIPSFTKEVHFETEIVIKIDRVGKMIQPQFADRYFSEIGLGIDFTARDVQQELKEKRFPWEIAKAFDGSAFASDFYPKENFDLENLAFKLDRNGENVQTGNSKDMIFHINTLIAECSKYFTLKKGDLIFTGTPAGVSKINSKDTLEGYLNDEKVFEIKVL; this comes from the coding sequence ATGAAAATTATTTGTGTCGGACGAAATTACGTCGAACATGCAAAAGAATTAAATAATCCAATTCCAGAATCTCCCATGTTTTTCATGAAACCTGATTCTGCAATTTTGCGAAAAGGTTTTCCTTTTGTAATTCCAAGTTTCACAAAAGAAGTTCATTTCGAAACGGAAATTGTGATTAAAATTGATCGAGTTGGAAAAATGATTCAACCTCAATTTGCAGATCGTTATTTCTCTGAAATCGGTTTAGGAATTGATTTCACTGCGAGAGATGTACAACAAGAATTGAAAGAAAAACGTTTTCCTTGGGAAATTGCGAAAGCTTTTGATGGTTCTGCATTTGCTTCGGATTTCTATCCAAAAGAAAATTTTGATTTAGAGAATTTAGCGTTCAAATTAGATCGAAATGGAGAAAACGTACAAACAGGAAATTCAAAAGATATGATTTTTCATATCAATACGTTGATTGCGGAATGTTCCAAATATTTTACCTTGAAAAAAGGCGATTTAATTTTTACAGGAACGCCAGCTGGAGTTTCTAAAATCAATTCAAAAGATACCTTAGAAGGTTATTTGAATGATGAAAAAGTATTCGAAATAAAAGTGTTGTAA
- the dapA gene encoding 4-hydroxy-tetrahydrodipicolinate synthase, translating into MKQLIGTGVALVTPFQQDGTVDYAALENLVNYSIDGGVEYLVILGTTAEAATLTKDEKKQVIETIKKANANRVPMVLGIGGNNTAEVINEYKETDLSDYIAVLTVSPYYNKPNQEGIYQHYKAIAESTDANIILYNVPGRTGSNISADTTIRLANEFKNIVAIKEASPDFLQSTDIIRKNTREDFNIISGDDEFAVPMTLAGGSGVISVIGQGVPTVFTDMIRKAINKEVVAAYEGHYKVVEITRAIFEEGNPCGIKAVLDKKGVCKPFTRLPLVPASANLTTKINQLLSNI; encoded by the coding sequence ATGAAACAATTAATTGGGACAGGAGTTGCTTTGGTTACGCCTTTTCAACAAGATGGTACCGTAGATTATGCTGCATTAGAAAATTTAGTAAACTATAGTATCGATGGCGGTGTTGAATATTTAGTTATTTTAGGAACTACTGCAGAAGCAGCAACACTTACAAAGGATGAAAAGAAACAGGTAATCGAAACAATAAAGAAAGCGAATGCTAATCGTGTTCCGATGGTTTTGGGTATTGGAGGTAACAATACGGCAGAAGTTATTAATGAATATAAAGAAACAGATTTGAGTGATTATATCGCAGTTCTTACGGTTTCTCCATATTATAATAAACCTAATCAAGAAGGAATTTACCAACATTATAAAGCGATTGCAGAAAGTACAGATGCCAACATTATTTTGTATAATGTTCCTGGTAGAACGGGTTCTAATATCTCAGCAGATACAACAATTCGTTTAGCAAATGAATTCAAAAATATTGTTGCAATTAAAGAAGCTTCACCAGATTTCTTACAATCAACAGATATTATTCGTAAAAATACACGCGAAGATTTCAATATTATTTCTGGTGATGATGAATTCGCTGTACCAATGACTTTAGCTGGAGGTTCTGGTGTTATTTCTGTTATCGGACAAGGTGTTCCAACTGTTTTTACAGATATGATTCGTAAAGCAATCAACAAAGAAGTTGTTGCTGCTTACGAAGGTCATTACAAAGTTGTAGAAATTACACGTGCTATCTTCGAGGAAGGAAATCCTTGCGGAATAAAAGCTGTTTTAGATAAAAAAGGAGTTTGTAAACCATTTACAAGATTACCTTTAGTTCCAGCATCAGCTAATTTGACAACAAAAATTAACCAATTATTATCAAACATCTAA
- a CDS encoding ferritin: MIKDTILDALNKQIKLEGDSSQLYLAMASWAEVKGLEGTANFLYSHADEERMHMLKLIKFINERGGKAFVPQIEEPKQDFTTLKEVFTAILNHECFVSESINEIVGLTLEERDYSTHNFLQWYVSEQIEEEKLARNILDKLEMIGSDKGGLYLFDRDIVTLSTDTTAE; encoded by the coding sequence ATGATAAAAGATACAATATTAGACGCATTAAACAAACAAATCAAATTAGAAGGAGATTCTTCTCAATTATATTTAGCTATGGCTTCTTGGGCTGAAGTGAAAGGTTTAGAAGGAACTGCAAATTTCTTGTACTCGCATGCAGACGAAGAACGTATGCATATGTTAAAATTAATTAAATTTATTAACGAAAGAGGCGGAAAAGCGTTTGTTCCACAAATTGAAGAACCAAAACAAGATTTCACAACATTGAAAGAAGTTTTTACTGCAATTTTAAACCACGAATGCTTTGTTTCTGAATCAATTAACGAAATTGTAGGCTTAACATTAGAAGAAAGAGATTATTCAACTCACAATTTCTTGCAATGGTATGTTTCTGAGCAAATTGAAGAAGAAAAATTAGCAAGAAATATCTTAGATAAGCTAGAAATGATTGGATCTGACAAAGGAGGTTTATATCTATTTGATCGTGATATAGTTACATTAAGTACAGACACAACAGCGGAATAA
- the porD gene encoding type IX secretion system protein PorD, with protein MKKLASIFFSSCLAISAFSQNIIADVKVDYSQVQGSNTQVYQTLERSLKTFINSTKWTNDRLKTYERIEASFVINIIEREGNRMKGTILVQSRRPVFNSTYYTPVLNLSDDNFTFQYQESEELIFNDRKFSGKNLTDVLTYYIYLVLGYDTDTFAKEGGTEYFKMAKKIADFGQANNNFSGWSELDGIKSRTALINNILKSDNSTLRNIIYQYHRNGLDIMSENEVRGKNAIGNTLLQLEFYQRGNYSQFYPLELFLTAKNSEISQVFSGGQVSTVNIEKLKGILNSIAPKYNDNYWNKLKK; from the coding sequence ATGAAGAAATTAGCCTCAATTTTCTTTTCGTCGTGTTTAGCTATTTCGGCTTTCTCACAAAATATTATTGCAGATGTAAAAGTCGATTATTCTCAAGTTCAAGGATCTAATACACAGGTTTATCAAACTTTAGAAAGATCATTAAAAACGTTTATTAATTCAACAAAATGGACAAATGATCGTTTAAAAACATACGAAAGAATTGAAGCTAGTTTCGTCATTAATATAATTGAACGAGAGGGAAACAGAATGAAAGGTACGATTTTAGTACAATCTCGTCGTCCTGTTTTTAACTCAACGTACTATACGCCTGTTCTTAATTTATCTGACGATAATTTTACGTTTCAATACCAAGAATCTGAAGAGTTAATTTTCAATGATCGAAAATTCAGTGGAAAAAATTTGACAGATGTATTGACGTATTACATTTATTTAGTTTTGGGATATGATACAGATACATTTGCGAAAGAAGGCGGAACAGAGTATTTCAAAATGGCGAAGAAAATTGCAGATTTCGGTCAAGCGAACAATAATTTCTCTGGTTGGAGCGAATTAGATGGAATAAAATCGCGTACAGCCTTAATTAACAATATTTTAAAATCGGATAATTCAACACTTCGAAATATCATCTATCAATATCATAGAAACGGCTTAGACATTATGTCTGAGAACGAAGTTCGTGGTAAAAATGCTATTGGAAATACTCTATTGCAGTTAGAATTTTACCAAAGAGGAAATTATTCTCAATTTTATCCTTTAGAACTTTTCTTAACAGCAAAAAATAGCGAAATTAGTCAAGTATTTTCAGGCGGACAGGTTTCGACGGTGAATATCGAGAAACTGAAAGGAATTTTAAATTCAATCGCGCCAAAATACAACGACAATTATTGGAATAAATTGAAAAAGTAA
- the coaBC gene encoding bifunctional phosphopantothenoylcysteine decarboxylase/phosphopantothenate--cysteine ligase CoaBC, translating into MSVLHSKKILLAVAAGIAAYKAAFLVRALIKKGADVKVIMTPEAQNFVTPLTLSTLSKHPVEWEFFGDKGDWNNHVEYALWADYMIIAPCTANTLSHMADGTCDNLVLATYLSAKCPVYFAPAMDLDMYKHPSTLENIVKLESFGNICIPAEAGELASGLVGEGRMAEPENIIAFLESTIEATLPLHGKKVVVSAGPTYENLDPVRFIGNYSSGKMGFEIAKAAANLGAKVTLVSGPSHESVAGFPIDRINVVSARDMYEAMHANFADADVVVMSAAVADYRPKEMAEQKIKKENDDNLIIELVKNPDILKSLGEIKTHQLLVGFALETNNEEEYAKKKLAKKSLDFIVLNSMQDKEAGFQKNTNKITIIDKDLSMQQFDAKSKTDVAKDILNVILNKL; encoded by the coding sequence ATGTCTGTTTTACATAGTAAAAAAATTCTTTTGGCAGTTGCTGCCGGAATAGCGGCCTACAAAGCCGCTTTTCTTGTTAGAGCGCTTATCAAAAAAGGAGCTGATGTCAAAGTTATTATGACACCAGAAGCTCAAAATTTCGTTACTCCACTTACACTTTCCACACTTTCCAAACATCCAGTCGAATGGGAATTTTTTGGTGATAAAGGTGATTGGAATAATCATGTAGAATATGCACTTTGGGCAGATTATATGATTATTGCACCTTGCACAGCAAATACGTTGTCACACATGGCAGATGGAACATGTGATAATTTGGTTTTAGCAACTTATCTTTCAGCTAAATGTCCTGTATATTTTGCTCCAGCAATGGATTTGGATATGTACAAACATCCATCAACTTTAGAAAATATTGTTAAATTAGAATCTTTCGGAAATATTTGTATTCCTGCTGAAGCTGGTGAATTAGCAAGTGGATTGGTTGGAGAAGGCAGAATGGCTGAACCTGAAAACATTATTGCGTTTCTGGAAAGTACAATCGAAGCTACTCTCCCACTTCACGGAAAAAAAGTAGTAGTTTCTGCTGGTCCTACATACGAAAACTTAGATCCTGTTCGTTTTATAGGTAATTATTCTTCGGGAAAAATGGGATTCGAAATTGCGAAAGCTGCTGCTAATTTGGGTGCAAAAGTTACCTTGGTTAGTGGTCCAAGTCACGAATCTGTTGCAGGTTTTCCTATAGATCGAATAAATGTTGTTTCTGCTCGTGATATGTACGAAGCGATGCACGCTAATTTTGCTGATGCTGATGTTGTGGTAATGTCGGCGGCTGTTGCAGATTATCGTCCAAAAGAAATGGCTGAGCAAAAAATTAAGAAAGAAAACGATGATAATTTAATTATCGAATTGGTGAAAAATCCTGATATTCTAAAATCGTTAGGCGAAATCAAAACACATCAATTATTGGTTGGTTTTGCATTAGAAACGAATAACGAAGAAGAATATGCAAAGAAAAAATTAGCCAAAAAGAGTCTTGATTTTATTGTTCTTAATTCGATGCAAGATAAAGAAGCTGGTTTTCAGAAGAATACAAACAAAATTACAATTATTGACAAAGATTTATCAATGCAACAATTTGATGCTAAATCAAAAACAGATGTCGCAAAAGATATTTTGAATGTCATTTTAAATAAGTTATAA
- a CDS encoding HAD family hydrolase, with protein MIKTVIFDMDGVIVDTEPVHKYAYFEHYIELNIPVTEELFATFTGQSTKNVYQILKDKFNLKDEVNDLVLRKRTIFNEAFDTKPDLYLIDGVERLIRDLYNNGIELILASSASKSTIDRVFNRFELNQYFTHKVSGENFPKSKPDPAIFLHAADLAKSEHSECIVIEDSKNGVEAALRASLYCLGYKSVNSKQQDISKANCIVDDFNAIDANFIKELN; from the coding sequence ATGATTAAAACTGTAATTTTCGATATGGACGGCGTAATCGTCGATACAGAACCAGTACATAAATATGCTTATTTCGAACATTATATAGAACTGAATATTCCGGTTACTGAAGAATTATTTGCCACATTTACAGGACAATCTACAAAAAATGTTTATCAAATCTTAAAAGATAAATTCAATTTGAAAGATGAAGTGAACGATTTAGTTCTTAGAAAACGTACTATTTTTAATGAAGCTTTTGATACAAAACCAGATTTGTATTTGATTGATGGTGTTGAGAGGTTGATTAGAGATTTATACAATAATGGAATTGAATTGATTTTGGCTTCATCGGCTTCAAAATCGACAATCGATCGTGTTTTTAATCGTTTTGAGTTGAATCAATATTTTACGCATAAAGTTTCTGGCGAAAACTTTCCGAAATCAAAACCAGATCCAGCCATTTTTCTGCATGCCGCTGATTTAGCAAAGTCCGAACATAGCGAATGTATTGTTATCGAAGATAGTAAAAATGGAGTAGAAGCGGCTTTACGAGCAAGTTTGTATTGTTTGGGTTACAAAAGTGTAAATTCGAAACAACAAGATATTTCAAAAGCAAATTGTATTGTTGATGATTTTAATGCGATTGATGCGAATTTTATCAAAGAATTAAATTAA
- a CDS encoding 3'-5' exonuclease, with the protein MKLTKNICFFDLETTGTNVSKDRIVEISIVKALTDGSKEVKTWKVNPGIPIPPETTLIHGISDEDVADAPSFKELAPAIMEMIKDSDLAGYNSNRFDIPLLAEELLRNGFDFDLSKHRPIDVQVIYHKMEPRNLSAAYKYYCDKDLIDAHSAEADTIATYEVLMAQIEKYDELENDNKFLSEFSSQRKTADLAGFIQYNDKDQEIISFGKYKGQVVTDIFAKDPGYYSWIQNADFPLYTKKVFTRIKLQNGF; encoded by the coding sequence ATGAAATTAACTAAAAATATCTGTTTCTTTGATTTAGAAACAACAGGAACTAATGTTTCAAAAGACCGTATTGTCGAAATCTCTATCGTGAAAGCTTTGACAGATGGTTCAAAAGAAGTAAAAACTTGGAAAGTTAATCCTGGAATTCCAATTCCACCAGAAACAACTTTAATCCACGGAATTTCTGACGAAGATGTTGCCGATGCGCCATCTTTCAAAGAACTTGCGCCCGCGATTATGGAAATGATCAAAGATTCTGATTTGGCTGGATACAATTCAAATCGCTTTGATATTCCGCTTTTGGCAGAAGAATTATTGCGTAATGGTTTTGATTTTGATTTATCAAAACATCGTCCAATTGATGTGCAAGTGATTTATCATAAAATGGAACCTCGTAATTTGAGCGCTGCTTATAAGTATTATTGTGATAAAGATTTGATTGATGCACATTCTGCGGAAGCTGACACAATTGCGACTTACGAAGTTTTGATGGCGCAAATCGAGAAATATGACGAACTTGAAAATGACAATAAATTTTTGAGCGAATTTTCATCTCAGCGTAAAACGGCTGATTTAGCTGGATTTATTCAGTACAATGATAAAGACCAAGAAATTATTTCGTTTGGTAAATATAAAGGACAAGTTGTGACGGATATTTTTGCGAAAGATCCAGGTTATTATTCGTGGATTCAGAATGCTGATTTCCCTTTATATACAAAGAAAGTTTTTACTCGAATCAAATTACAAAACGGTTTTTAA